The Stieleria sp. JC731 genome has a segment encoding these proteins:
- a CDS encoding cohesin domain-containing protein — protein MRRRRPIFQLLTDRRLLAAVDIPDDLSAAPAAVVTVPVNIDDAAGVRGAEIRLSFDPDVLQLSEEDVAAGSVWDGQTDTEVIVNIDNSAGTVVIFVSASAQLGTGSGSLVDLEFEVDSSVAVGETSDLDLTSVVLNEGQVSVSPTPISGSDQNDGLFTVTATGDDSISGFVFADANGNGQIDSGEAIGGVTITLTNNSTDAQVQVETDSDGAYQFTDLAAGSYTLTQTQPTAFAEGGANTISLTLTTGSSLEDQNFIEGGLLPQYFRTRLLSTSVMPVGSTDWATEVTRITTEAQNGTSPTAPVHSTTVSASAMMSAEVVAATSQAVTAFQSEAASDTVPVVGLRSLLAAEAEFPELSLAAAVPIDAVAIQEEAIHEESSGVIAKDSNDEDRDEVVDRVFASGLW, from the coding sequence ATGAGAAGACGCCGCCCGATATTTCAGTTGCTGACGGACCGTCGGCTGCTAGCGGCCGTCGACATCCCTGATGATCTGTCGGCGGCTCCAGCAGCGGTGGTGACGGTGCCGGTCAATATCGACGACGCGGCTGGGGTTCGCGGTGCGGAAATCCGTCTATCGTTTGACCCCGATGTCTTGCAGCTAAGCGAAGAAGACGTCGCCGCAGGCAGTGTTTGGGACGGCCAGACCGATACGGAAGTCATCGTCAATATTGATAACTCCGCCGGGACGGTCGTGATCTTTGTGTCGGCATCGGCACAGCTGGGAACCGGATCGGGATCCTTGGTCGACTTGGAATTCGAAGTTGATTCATCCGTTGCTGTTGGCGAAACATCGGATCTCGATCTGACAAGTGTTGTGCTCAATGAAGGTCAAGTCAGCGTCTCACCGACGCCGATTTCCGGTTCCGACCAGAATGATGGACTGTTTACCGTCACCGCGACGGGTGACGATTCCATTTCGGGATTCGTTTTCGCTGATGCGAACGGCAATGGCCAAATTGATTCTGGCGAAGCGATCGGTGGCGTGACAATTACGTTGACGAACAATTCCACCGACGCACAAGTTCAGGTGGAGACTGATAGCGATGGCGCGTATCAGTTCACTGACCTCGCCGCGGGCAGCTACACGTTGACCCAGACTCAGCCAACGGCCTTTGCCGAAGGTGGCGCGAACACCATTTCGCTCACATTGACGACAGGCAGTTCTCTCGAGGATCAAAACTTTATCGAAGGCGGCCTACTGCCACAGTACTTTCGGACCCGATTGCTGAGCACTTCAGTCATGCCGGTGGGGTCGACCGACTGGGCAACGGAAGTGACTCGCATTACGACCGAAGCCCAAAACGGCACAAGTCCTACAGCACCCGTTCACAGCACGACAGTCTCCGCTTCGGCAATGATGAGTGCAGAGGTTGTTGCGGCAACTTCCCAAGCGGTGACAGCGTTCCAAAGCGAAGCCGCTTCCGACACGGTTCCGGTTGTCGGTCTGCGTAGTTTATTGGCTGCCGAAGCCGAGTTTCCAGAGTTGTCACTCGCCGCTGCTGTCCCGATTGATGCCGTGGCCATCCAAGAAGAGGCGATCCACGAAGAGTCCTCGGGCGTGATCGCCAAAGATTCCAACGACGAAGACCGCGATGAAGTGGTCGACCGTGTATTCGCGTCGGGACTTTGGTAG
- a CDS encoding cohesin domain-containing protein — MVERKRNLVAESLESRQLMAAVSLDTVWDQHSKRLTAPMHVTEAAGVRAAEIRIQYDPSVLTTDEESIRAGAIWEENAALVVNVDEEQGTIVAFLYTAESVPADHGDLIEIDFEYASPRSKRMSTKIDVQEVELNEGAIALDQPPVIGDDDADAWVSRQVHRRHHAHWRPPFQPSVVDTVLRDRFDDLDDRCQYGPQLPRWAS, encoded by the coding sequence ATGGTCGAACGAAAACGCAACTTGGTGGCGGAGAGTTTAGAGTCGCGGCAGTTGATGGCCGCCGTTTCGCTCGATACCGTCTGGGATCAGCATTCCAAACGTTTGACCGCGCCAATGCATGTGACTGAGGCTGCCGGAGTCCGAGCGGCTGAAATTCGAATCCAATATGACCCTTCGGTATTGACGACCGACGAGGAAAGCATCCGAGCCGGTGCGATCTGGGAGGAGAACGCGGCTTTGGTTGTCAATGTGGATGAAGAACAGGGAACGATCGTCGCATTTCTTTATACGGCCGAATCGGTACCCGCAGATCATGGCGATCTGATCGAAATCGATTTTGAATACGCTTCACCACGATCAAAACGCATGTCGACAAAGATCGATGTTCAAGAAGTGGAATTGAACGAAGGTGCAATAGCGTTAGATCAGCCTCCTGTCATCGGTGACGATGACGCCGACGCATGGGTTTCACGTCAAGTCCATCGACGTCACCACGCCCATTGGCGACCACCTTTTCAGCCGTCTGTTGTCGACACCGTTTTGCGTGACCGATTCGATGACCTCGATGATCGATGCCAATATGGTCCGCAGCTTCCACGCTGGGCTAGCTAG
- a CDS encoding AraC family transcriptional regulator: MPPIEVLGPMTPLQSDPITEMISRLYLPGWQAATWRLSGNWGIEIPDKTVCLHVMTQGSGWILFDDPEMDPIRIVSGDHLITTSGIGHRFVRSQQASAEPVSERLAAPTWPIIPSDQDTCEIIHAQFELDQLNSNPLSIGLPEVVHLNHRRDTELKSCLPIIDLIQQVAQDGEPGWQAIVRKLGELVLIRTLTAELRRTSRDVNGPASSGVVRAMTDTVIGPVIKQVLVAPESQWTVPQMARLARVSKSAFSDRFRNILGLPPLQYVTDLRMQKASRLLHESDIEISNIALLVGYESPSSFSTAFRRWNGQSPAEYRRQSKTVRDTKAEPLERHPFAAPASLSKPEKLNAS, encoded by the coding sequence TTGCCTCCAATAGAAGTGCTGGGGCCGATGACGCCACTGCAATCCGATCCGATCACCGAGATGATCTCCAGACTGTACCTCCCCGGTTGGCAGGCAGCGACCTGGCGATTGAGTGGAAATTGGGGTATCGAAATTCCCGACAAAACGGTCTGCCTTCATGTAATGACCCAGGGCAGCGGTTGGATCCTATTCGATGATCCCGAAATGGATCCGATACGAATCGTCAGCGGCGACCATTTAATTACGACATCAGGGATCGGGCATCGCTTCGTCCGCAGTCAACAAGCTTCAGCCGAACCGGTTTCCGAACGGTTGGCAGCACCGACTTGGCCAATCATTCCGAGTGACCAAGATACGTGTGAAATCATCCATGCTCAATTCGAGCTTGACCAATTGAATTCCAACCCATTGTCGATCGGGCTTCCCGAGGTTGTGCACTTAAACCATCGCCGTGATACAGAGTTGAAATCCTGTTTGCCTATCATCGACCTGATTCAACAAGTCGCCCAAGACGGTGAACCGGGATGGCAAGCGATTGTACGAAAGCTCGGTGAACTTGTTCTGATCCGCACGCTAACGGCTGAACTACGTCGGACTTCTCGCGACGTCAATGGACCGGCATCTTCGGGTGTCGTTCGCGCGATGACCGACACGGTGATTGGCCCGGTAATTAAACAGGTGCTCGTCGCGCCGGAATCGCAATGGACCGTTCCACAGATGGCTCGACTTGCCCGCGTTAGCAAGTCTGCCTTTTCGGATCGATTTCGAAACATCTTAGGACTGCCGCCGCTGCAATACGTCACCGATTTGAGAATGCAGAAAGCGAGTCGGTTGCTGCACGAGAGCGATATAGAAATTTCGAATATCGCATTGCTGGTCGGCTACGAATCCCCATCATCGTTCAGTACCGCGTTCCGGCGCTGGAACGGTCAATCACCAGCGGAGTATCGTCGACAAAGTAAAACCGTTCGCGATACCAAAGCGGAACCGCTGGAAAGGCATCCCTTTGCGGCACCGGCTTCACTGAGCAAACCAGAAAAGTTAAACGCTAGCTAG
- a CDS encoding serine/threonine-protein kinase has translation MQDFSVTDLSVEPAMTRHLTAAQKDRLATLLDRYLSLLEQGTPPDIAELAGDDPELLDPLKSYVNGLEDLHQVAAGFSPRNFRTDEAAQTDPGESVLGDFKLIEEVGRGGMGVVYRAQQISLDRVVAIKLLPFAAVLDARQITRFKHEAQAAAQLNHPCIVPVYTVGMDRGVHYYAMQFVDGQSFGERIVEQRDKQIQPDYSDCVTEAIQIAGALHAAHETGIVHRDIKPSNLLLGNDGKVWVTDFGLARCQTEASMTRSGDIVGTMKYMSPEQARGESAIVDGRTDVYSLGVTLYEMLCLRPAFEGGETPVVLRQIEERLPPPISSIRSDIPKAIETVIAKAMSKSRDHRYDTALEFAQDLQRALEGTPTLARAPTQLDRLALWAMTRKKAVAVGLASGIVLLFILAISTALIASAKQESDRNALLAKRSGQLARTTVDQLGAKMAELLADIPEAESVRRQLLQETLTYYEKFAEQADDDPKLTHDLAITYGKIGSLQNEIGSSEIAIDSLELSRALLEKLVANSPTDTELSNQLATSENNLALALERAGQYQSAEEHYISAISLGNSLIAKSPDSPEFQTALSLSMGNYALLLGKTNRIEESEKTLQRSLEIASTQEDNETLQRQLASTYQNLSGLLADKAPAKSIQYAQEALQIQIEALNRNQSDSKLASQVALTLNSLGAAHSAYGDPGGAIESYRQAADIQRQLHDRQPFSLAHQRDLAVTENNLGLALASQGDFEHAREAFDQALLFQQNLVNEFTEDAEIQSTLGGILNNLGFVQEKLHQTKRALESYRKAVKHQMVAHRTASEVPRYREYLSKHFYNCARLLRDDRNTDESIEFTLQRRQLWENDGTRLASVADEFLATAAVIRLLEKNQHPTNITQVACIDFAKETVQLAIQKGFEPPPQFFDRPEYRELKPNSSLEGI, from the coding sequence ATGCAAGATTTTTCGGTGACCGATCTGAGCGTCGAACCGGCAATGACCCGGCATTTGACTGCTGCGCAGAAGGACCGATTGGCCACATTGCTGGATCGCTATCTGTCGCTTTTGGAACAGGGCACACCGCCCGATATCGCCGAGCTGGCCGGTGATGATCCGGAACTTCTTGATCCATTGAAATCCTATGTCAATGGACTCGAAGATTTGCATCAAGTTGCCGCTGGCTTTTCGCCTCGCAATTTCAGAACCGACGAAGCAGCTCAAACCGATCCGGGAGAATCTGTCCTCGGCGACTTTAAGTTGATCGAAGAAGTCGGCCGCGGAGGCATGGGTGTTGTTTATCGCGCTCAACAAATTTCGTTGGACCGAGTTGTCGCGATCAAGCTGTTGCCCTTTGCAGCCGTACTGGATGCAAGACAAATCACACGGTTTAAACACGAAGCTCAAGCCGCAGCGCAGCTCAATCATCCTTGTATCGTTCCCGTTTACACGGTTGGGATGGACCGTGGCGTGCATTACTACGCGATGCAATTTGTCGACGGGCAATCGTTTGGCGAACGGATCGTTGAACAACGCGACAAACAGATTCAGCCTGACTATTCGGATTGCGTCACCGAAGCCATCCAGATTGCCGGCGCTCTTCATGCGGCCCATGAAACCGGGATCGTCCATCGCGACATCAAACCTTCGAACTTGTTGCTTGGTAACGATGGAAAGGTTTGGGTCACCGACTTCGGTTTGGCCCGATGTCAAACGGAAGCCTCGATGACGCGAAGCGGCGACATCGTGGGCACCATGAAATACATGAGCCCTGAACAAGCCAGGGGCGAATCAGCCATCGTGGATGGACGCACAGATGTCTATTCACTAGGCGTGACGTTGTACGAAATGCTTTGTTTACGTCCGGCGTTCGAGGGCGGCGAAACACCTGTGGTGCTGCGACAAATCGAAGAACGTCTGCCGCCTCCGATCAGTTCGATACGATCGGATATCCCCAAGGCGATCGAAACGGTCATCGCCAAAGCGATGTCGAAAAGCAGAGACCATCGCTACGATACCGCGTTGGAATTCGCACAGGATTTACAGAGAGCACTCGAAGGCACGCCCACCCTGGCACGGGCCCCGACCCAATTGGACCGGCTCGCATTGTGGGCGATGACTCGCAAGAAAGCCGTTGCGGTTGGACTTGCCTCCGGAATCGTCTTACTTTTCATTCTCGCGATCAGCACCGCTTTGATCGCATCGGCAAAGCAGGAATCTGACCGGAACGCGCTCCTTGCCAAACGGAGTGGACAACTTGCCAGAACCACAGTGGACCAGCTTGGCGCAAAGATGGCCGAGTTGCTTGCCGATATCCCCGAGGCAGAATCGGTACGACGTCAATTGCTTCAAGAGACGTTGACATACTACGAGAAGTTCGCCGAACAAGCCGACGACGATCCTAAACTGACGCACGACCTAGCAATCACGTACGGCAAAATCGGATCACTGCAAAACGAAATTGGATCTTCGGAAATCGCGATCGACTCTCTCGAACTGTCCCGTGCGCTGTTAGAGAAATTGGTTGCGAACTCGCCAACCGATACTGAACTGAGTAACCAACTCGCAACGAGCGAAAACAATCTGGCACTGGCGCTCGAACGGGCAGGACAATATCAATCGGCCGAGGAACATTACATCTCGGCGATTTCTTTAGGCAATTCGTTGATTGCGAAATCGCCCGATTCGCCTGAGTTTCAAACGGCATTGTCGCTTTCGATGGGCAACTATGCGCTGCTACTTGGAAAAACTAATCGGATCGAAGAGTCCGAAAAAACACTGCAGCGCAGCCTGGAAATCGCGAGCACTCAAGAAGACAACGAAACGTTGCAGCGGCAGCTGGCATCCACTTATCAAAACCTCAGTGGGTTGCTTGCGGACAAGGCGCCAGCCAAATCGATCCAATACGCTCAAGAAGCTTTGCAGATTCAAATCGAAGCGTTAAATCGCAATCAAAGTGATTCGAAACTTGCGAGCCAAGTCGCGTTGACGCTCAATAGCCTGGGAGCAGCGCATTCTGCCTACGGTGATCCCGGTGGGGCAATCGAGTCCTATCGGCAAGCCGCAGACATCCAACGACAGCTACACGATCGTCAACCGTTTTCGCTTGCCCATCAGCGTGACCTAGCTGTGACTGAAAACAACCTTGGGTTGGCTCTTGCGTCACAAGGCGATTTTGAACACGCACGCGAAGCATTCGATCAAGCGTTGCTGTTTCAACAGAACCTAGTCAATGAATTCACCGAGGATGCCGAGATCCAGAGCACGCTCGGCGGCATCCTCAACAACCTTGGCTTCGTTCAGGAAAAACTTCATCAAACCAAGCGAGCTTTGGAATCGTATCGCAAGGCTGTCAAGCACCAAATGGTTGCCCACCGGACTGCCTCCGAAGTCCCCCGCTACCGTGAATACCTCAGCAAACACTTTTACAATTGTGCCCGTCTGCTTCGCGATGATCGGAACACCGACGAATCGATCGAATTCACATTGCAACGACGGCAACTGTGGGAAAACGATGGAACTCGTCTAGCGAGCGTTGCCGATGAATTCCTTGCGACTGCTGCCGTGATTAGGCTGCTTGAAAAGAATCAACATCCAACGAACATCACGCAGGTGGCTTGTATCGACTTTGCCAAGGAAACTGTACAACTGGCGATTCAAAAAGGGTTCGAACCGCCGCCTCAGTTTTTCGATCGTCCAGAGTACCGTGAACTAAAACCAAACTCGTCGCTCGAAGGAATCTGA
- a CDS encoding sigma-70 family RNA polymerase sigma factor → MPELLALARGESDNPKADLGPLGDLLQLYRNYLTVLATTQLDQRLRRRMNPSDLVQETMLAAHRDFDNFRGASEPELLCWLRQILMNCLRDAIDTHFHAQKRDMRREISIEAISAQLDESVCHFANILTDRGPSPSEPTRRRERAVELADQLAKLRPEYRDVIVLRNLQGLSFNEIAERLERRPGTVRMLWLRAMDKFKQTCDEPQA, encoded by the coding sequence ATGCCCGAACTTCTCGCTCTGGCTCGTGGCGAATCGGATAACCCGAAGGCGGATCTTGGGCCTCTAGGTGACTTGCTACAGCTGTACCGCAACTACCTCACCGTCCTGGCGACCACTCAGCTTGACCAGCGGCTGCGACGCAGAATGAATCCTTCGGATCTTGTCCAAGAAACCATGCTGGCTGCCCACCGCGACTTTGATAACTTTCGCGGCGCCAGCGAACCCGAACTGCTGTGCTGGCTACGACAGATATTGATGAATTGCCTCCGTGACGCGATCGACACCCATTTCCACGCGCAAAAGCGTGACATGCGCCGTGAGATTTCGATCGAAGCGATTAGCGCCCAGCTTGATGAAAGTGTTTGTCACTTCGCCAACATCCTGACCGATCGTGGGCCCTCGCCAAGCGAACCGACTCGGCGACGAGAACGCGCGGTCGAGTTGGCTGACCAGTTGGCAAAGCTACGTCCCGAATATCGTGACGTGATCGTGCTTCGGAACCTGCAAGGCCTATCTTTCAATGAAATCGCTGAGCGACTGGAAAGACGGCCCGGGACTGTTCGCATGCTTTGGTTGCGAGCGATGGACAAGTTCAAACAAACCTGTGACGAGCCTCAGGCCTAG
- a CDS encoding DUF1553 domain-containing protein, whose product MTAPRVDFVQRFLFPKLTLCLAFSVHCLGLGFGLGLCGHVYAGEADDATMFFESSIRPLLVEHCLDCHSSDTEASGGLELDSRVGWEEGGDLGTAVVPGEPTLSLLITAIEFDDPDLQMPPDGKLDQKAIDAFRKWVELGAPDPREPSQSGTPANRSSGLSVADAQDHWAYRPLSTQTGFSIDGWIDARLNEAGLVPAAPAERRVLARRLSFDLCGLPPTRELVDAFVKDDSPDAYEHLIENLLSSPAYGEHLARRWMDVARYAESITLRGFILPEAWRYRDYLIESFNSDRPFDQMIRDQLAGDLLPSADPEETRRRAIATAFLAMGNSNLEDQDKTKLEFDHLDEQLETIGRAFLAQTIGCARCHDHKFDPIPTRDYYALAGIFRSTTPLKHANLSKWIEQPLPLEASQQVKYELLDDVLKKARPALRQLDEQIKELGKSTIDHVDIESLPGFAVDDNDATFVGEWTESSFIKPYVGSGYRHDGTTGQGMKTATFEPANLPTGDYEVRLAYTAHANRATNVTVTVFSANESKTILVNQRKTPDINGVWISLGTYPFEADGQAFVIVSNANADGCVIADAVQFIPAEGVNDGSPVDVDAVDQKKLAKLRSHRAELAKQLSIAEAELNGRPKYLTIMESEPKLETNIRIRGNTHQLGDPVPRGFLSAIGPASEYASLIDQTGSGRVQLAGWIADSRNPLTARVYANRVWSWLMGEGLVPTENNFGTTGRSPTHPELLDYLADELIRHDWSTKHLVRLIVSSKAYRRSTAESEMCRSIDPENQLWSRFRMKRLPVESVRDAMLFFSGELRSTMFGETIREGTKSDYDYQHGLPRRSVYQPVFRNSLPPLFEVFDFADASVSVGQRSRSTVVSQSLAMMNDPWVIKRATKAAERYRIDFQSPSLQLIDEIYQDCFGRLPSDDERQLCLTFLNASAKESFRQKLVDLIQSLFASTDFRYLE is encoded by the coding sequence ATGACTGCTCCTCGCGTAGATTTTGTTCAGCGATTCCTGTTTCCGAAGCTGACGCTGTGCCTCGCATTCAGCGTGCATTGCCTCGGACTGGGCTTCGGACTGGGGCTTTGCGGGCACGTTTATGCTGGCGAAGCGGATGACGCAACGATGTTTTTCGAGTCATCCATTCGGCCTCTGTTGGTGGAACATTGTCTGGATTGTCATTCCAGTGATACCGAGGCTAGCGGCGGTCTTGAACTTGATTCTCGTGTCGGCTGGGAGGAAGGTGGTGATCTTGGAACAGCCGTCGTTCCCGGCGAACCGACGCTCAGCTTGCTGATCACTGCGATCGAATTTGACGACCCCGATCTGCAAATGCCACCCGACGGCAAGTTGGATCAAAAGGCGATCGATGCGTTTCGAAAGTGGGTCGAACTGGGGGCACCGGATCCTCGTGAACCCAGCCAATCCGGCACACCTGCGAATCGCTCCAGCGGTCTGTCCGTTGCCGATGCGCAGGATCATTGGGCCTACCGACCATTATCAACGCAAACAGGTTTTTCGATTGATGGATGGATCGATGCCAGGCTAAACGAAGCTGGGCTTGTACCTGCTGCGCCTGCCGAACGCCGTGTGCTCGCAAGGCGACTGTCGTTCGACCTTTGTGGTTTACCACCGACGCGTGAATTGGTCGATGCTTTCGTGAAGGATGATTCGCCTGATGCCTACGAACACTTGATTGAGAATCTGCTTTCGTCTCCCGCCTATGGCGAGCATTTGGCTCGTCGTTGGATGGATGTCGCTCGCTATGCCGAGTCGATCACACTTCGTGGTTTCATTTTGCCGGAAGCATGGCGATACCGAGACTACCTGATCGAGTCATTCAATTCGGATCGACCCTTCGATCAGATGATCCGCGATCAGTTGGCGGGAGACCTACTACCATCGGCTGATCCCGAAGAGACCCGGCGACGCGCAATAGCAACTGCATTCCTGGCGATGGGGAATTCCAATTTGGAGGACCAGGACAAGACAAAACTTGAATTCGATCATCTCGATGAACAGTTGGAAACGATCGGACGAGCCTTCTTGGCCCAGACCATCGGTTGTGCCCGATGCCACGACCATAAATTTGATCCCATTCCCACACGCGACTACTACGCACTGGCTGGTATCTTTCGCTCAACAACCCCGCTAAAGCATGCGAACCTATCGAAGTGGATCGAACAGCCGTTGCCGCTTGAAGCATCTCAACAGGTCAAATATGAACTGCTCGATGATGTGTTGAAGAAAGCTCGGCCAGCCCTCCGTCAGCTGGACGAACAGATCAAGGAGTTGGGAAAGTCGACAATTGATCATGTCGACATCGAGTCATTGCCAGGTTTCGCGGTCGACGACAACGATGCAACCTTTGTCGGTGAATGGACTGAAAGCTCGTTTATCAAACCGTATGTCGGATCAGGGTATCGACATGACGGGACGACTGGGCAAGGCATGAAAACCGCGACATTTGAACCGGCCAATCTGCCGACCGGAGACTACGAGGTTCGTCTCGCGTACACCGCACATGCGAATCGAGCGACGAATGTGACAGTGACCGTTTTCAGCGCGAATGAATCCAAAACGATTCTGGTCAATCAACGCAAAACTCCCGATATCAATGGCGTTTGGATTTCGTTGGGGACCTATCCGTTCGAAGCAGACGGTCAGGCGTTTGTAATCGTTTCCAACGCGAACGCAGACGGATGCGTGATCGCAGACGCGGTGCAGTTCATCCCTGCTGAAGGCGTCAACGATGGCTCGCCAGTGGATGTTGATGCGGTGGATCAGAAGAAACTGGCCAAACTGCGAAGCCATCGTGCGGAGCTCGCAAAGCAATTGTCGATAGCCGAAGCCGAACTAAACGGTCGTCCGAAGTACTTAACGATCATGGAATCGGAACCGAAGCTCGAAACGAACATTCGTATCCGTGGAAATACGCATCAGCTTGGTGACCCTGTACCGCGTGGCTTTTTGAGCGCGATCGGTCCCGCCAGCGAGTATGCTTCGCTGATCGATCAAACCGGAAGTGGACGAGTTCAACTGGCGGGCTGGATCGCGGACTCACGCAACCCATTAACGGCACGCGTCTATGCCAATCGTGTGTGGTCTTGGCTGATGGGTGAAGGTCTGGTTCCAACTGAAAACAATTTTGGCACCACGGGGCGTTCACCGACTCATCCTGAGTTATTGGACTACTTGGCCGATGAATTGATTCGCCATGACTGGTCGACAAAGCACTTGGTTCGTTTAATCGTTTCAAGTAAAGCTTATCGACGTTCCACCGCCGAAAGCGAAATGTGCCGTAGCATCGATCCAGAAAATCAATTGTGGTCTCGCTTTCGAATGAAACGGTTGCCGGTTGAATCGGTTCGCGATGCCATGTTGTTCTTCAGCGGCGAGCTGCGATCGACGATGTTCGGCGAAACGATTCGAGAAGGCACCAAGTCGGACTATGACTACCAACATGGTTTGCCTAGGCGAAGTGTGTATCAACCTGTCTTTCGGAATTCGCTGCCGCCTCTGTTCGAAGTCTTTGATTTTGCAGACGCCAGCGTTTCGGTTGGGCAACGGTCGCGGAGCACCGTCGTTTCGCAATCGCTAGCGATGATGAATGATCCCTGGGTGATAAAACGGGCGACCAAAGCTGCGGAACGGTACAGGATCGATTTTCAGTCGCCATCGCTGCAACTGATCGATGAAATCTATCAAGACTGCTTCGGGCGATTGCCCAGTGACGACGAACGGCAGCTTTGTTTGACGTTTTTGAACGCGTCAGCGAAAGAATCCTTCCGGCAAAAGCTCGTCGATTTGATTCAATCGCTATTCGCGTCGACCGACTTTCGATATCTGGAGTAA
- a CDS encoding DUF1501 domain-containing protein, which yields MTGTDNVSLRSTRRRVLQQSACGFAGLAASAFASQQAGFAHAEPHFQPRAKRVIFLFMQGGVSQVDSFDYKPELEKRHGDSIRFNDARELAKTGKRGGEQRLMKSPWKFQQHGESGRYVSELFPETARHVDDLCFLHGMHTDGVAHGPATLFLHCGSTNFVRPSVGSWIYYGLGTENSDLPGFVTISPSIGNGGPRNYGTAFLPAKFQGTAIGSASHDELKLENLSRTGSTPQRQQDQLQLIERLNRQQVLRRGTTSSEFNAIAESYRLAWRLQQVGPDILDLTTESKQTLSEYGIDKAETRGYGEKCLLARRLCEAGVRFIQVNYGDNSANPAWDQHSNLPKHAQHARAVDQPIAALLADLKRRGLLEDTIVWWGGEFGRTPYSQSNGTGRDHNPGGFTVWMAGGGFRPGIAYGETDEFGFASVQGKVHMHDLHATLLHQLGLNHEQLTYRHAGRDFRLTDVYGRVIKDVLV from the coding sequence ATGACTGGGACGGACAACGTCAGTCTTCGATCAACGCGACGACGAGTTTTGCAGCAATCCGCCTGCGGGTTTGCCGGATTGGCAGCGAGTGCATTCGCAAGTCAGCAAGCGGGTTTCGCACATGCCGAACCTCATTTTCAGCCGCGGGCCAAGCGAGTGATCTTCCTGTTCATGCAGGGCGGCGTTAGCCAAGTTGACTCGTTCGACTACAAGCCTGAACTTGAAAAACGACACGGCGACTCCATCCGCTTCAATGACGCTCGCGAGCTTGCGAAGACTGGGAAACGCGGCGGCGAGCAAAGGTTGATGAAATCGCCTTGGAAGTTCCAGCAACATGGCGAAAGTGGCCGCTATGTTTCAGAACTGTTTCCGGAAACGGCGCGCCATGTCGATGATTTGTGTTTTCTACATGGGATGCATACCGACGGCGTCGCGCATGGGCCTGCAACGCTTTTTCTGCATTGCGGTTCGACCAATTTCGTTCGTCCATCTGTCGGATCGTGGATCTACTATGGGCTAGGAACTGAGAATAGCGATCTGCCGGGATTCGTAACGATCAGTCCTTCGATCGGCAATGGCGGGCCACGCAATTATGGCACTGCGTTCTTGCCGGCTAAGTTCCAAGGCACCGCGATCGGCTCGGCAAGTCACGATGAACTGAAACTGGAAAATCTCAGTCGCACCGGATCCACACCACAGCGGCAGCAGGATCAGTTGCAGTTGATTGAGCGACTGAACCGTCAACAAGTCCTGCGGCGGGGAACGACAAGCAGCGAATTCAATGCGATCGCCGAATCGTATCGCCTGGCTTGGCGACTGCAGCAAGTTGGGCCAGATATCCTGGATTTGACGACTGAATCAAAGCAGACTTTGTCTGAATACGGAATCGACAAAGCAGAGACTCGCGGATACGGCGAGAAATGTTTATTGGCACGGCGATTATGCGAAGCCGGTGTTCGATTCATCCAAGTCAACTACGGCGACAACTCGGCCAACCCGGCTTGGGACCAACATTCGAATTTGCCCAAACATGCACAACATGCGAGGGCTGTTGATCAGCCGATCGCCGCTCTGCTCGCGGATTTGAAACGTCGCGGATTGCTGGAGGACACGATCGTTTGGTGGGGGGGCGAGTTTGGTCGGACGCCTTATTCGCAAAGCAATGGCACCGGACGTGATCACAACCCCGGCGGATTCACGGTTTGGATGGCCGGTGGAGGCTTTCGTCCTGGAATCGCGTATGGTGAGACCGACGAATTCGGATTCGCGAGTGTGCAAGGGAAGGTC